Sequence from the Helianthus annuus cultivar XRQ/B chromosome 13, HanXRQr2.0-SUNRISE, whole genome shotgun sequence genome:
TTTAAAGGCTCCGTtgagcaaatggagaaactgacCTATCCTTACATCCATCAAGTTTCTGcttgttttggtaagcctcttactGTGTTGCAGGACTTGAACCGGAGGGCCTAAATGAAAAAGTTTGTGCCGAAATCTTGGGCTCTCTTTCAAGGAAGAGATCCTATTCGGGGGACAGTGATAATACCCTTTCAGGTCAGCTGGATGTTCCTAAGGATGCAAGCTTGGAGGCTTCAGCGGTGGGGGGTGATGGAGGTTTAAAGACTAAGAAGCTGAAGAAAACAAAGAAGACCAAGGGCGAGGGTTCTGGAGTTTCCAAGTCTGTTGATTCTTAATTTGTAGCTTTCTTAGCACTAAAAACAATTTATGGTTTGTAACCcttaaacaatattaggttttcagggacccttaaggttcctgttggttgTATTGAAGGCCTGTGTGGCCGTTTGAACAATTGTTAGGTTTGCAAGTTACTATGACTTGCCTTAACTTATGTTTGGAAGTCCTTTAGGGCTTTTCTTGATATGGTATGATGTCTTATCTttcttatttatgttatgtttttaGACTTGTGTCTGTTTTTGTTAAGGCAGTCTGTTTGGCTTTAACCTTCCAAGCCTTTTGGCTGTCTGTTAGTAGGTTGAAGCCTTTAGGGTTTCGAGTTGTTGCTTGAGtggcttgaagccttgaaggcttcttaGACTTGTGGCCTGACTTGGTTTgtatctttgtgttttttgtccaaGTGATTTTGTTCTTTCAAATTCTCTTTGTAACTTTGTCTTTGTCCAGTTTGTGCTAGCCTTATGTTTGTCATACCtaaaagggttcagtgctgcagacacttagccttggtatttttaacaagaagatctAGCACCTAtcctttttattatttctttggtTTTCACTTGAATTTTTCAAGCCTTTTTGTTGATTATATTTTTAAGGCTTagggaacatttggtgtaggctgttcacaCCCGTCTATGAGACAATTTTAGGTTTTCTTAacaagtctcatggagttgtattgatttaggaactcaccccttatataggttcattcaacccttgaacctattgagcgatgtggcctgggagctcatccctttacatggcccttgccatggagttttttgctaggctCTCAACCTGatcttaggatagaaagacaagtttgataaagcaACTTCATTCATTTCAGCAATACTTGCTTTTTACAAAAGATATTCATAATTCTGCTTGGAAtacattttgatacaaaccaaactttcctgTTTAAACATGGAACCTTTTCAGGGTTTTGCCATTccaatgccttggaagcctttttcCTTCTGAGTCAGCCAGCTTGTAGGATCCACCTTTgtgtgcttcaaggatggtgtatgggccttcccattttgggccaagATTTCCTTGATTTTCTTTCTTGCTggcttcgttgtttctgaggaccAGGTCCCCTGGCTTGAAACGTTCGTTCTTGACTTTTTTGTTGTAGTAAGCTTCCATCTGTTGCTTGTATTTGGCCTCTTGAATTGCGGCTTGATCTCttgcttcctctaggagttgtaaattcaacatgatctctttttggtttgtttcgggattCATGTTGACAAGTctttgggttacaactcctatctCAGCGGGGATCACAGCTTCGGATCcgaataccaagctataaggtgttttcttatggcttgttttttcggttgttctaattgcccataggACACTAGGCAATTCTTCAAGCCAGTTGTTTTCGTATCTTCCCAATCTTGTCTTGATGCCTTCTACTATGCTTCTATTTGTTCTTTCCACCTGACCGTTTGATTGCGGATAAGCCACTGAGCTAAAAACCTGATCGATTTTGTATTCCTTGCACCAAGTGCTGAAAGGCTTCTCAGCAAATTGTCTTCCGTTGTCAGTGACAAGTACTCCCGACAATCCATAACGGCaaatgatgttttcccaaacAAAGTCAATGACCTGTTTTCCCGTGATTTTGGCAAGTGGTTTGACTTCAGGccatttggtgaaataatctACTGCCACCAGTAAGAATTTTACTCCCCTTTTGCTTGGGGGAAATGGACCAACAATGTCCATCCCCCATTtgtggaatggccatgccgaggttattgggacTAAGTCATGCTTGGGACTTCTTGGAATTGGTGCATGAATTTGACAAGCATCGCATTTCTTCAATTCTTCGGTTGTATCGCGGTGCATTGATGGCCagaaatatccaaggttcatgagctttgcaaccaccgacctagctccaaagtGAGCTCCGCACACACCTTCATGAATTTCTTTGATCAAGTACTTACTTTGCTCCGGGCCGACACATCTTAACAAGGGagcaaggtaaccctttttgtaaaGGGTTTCTCCTTGTAGTACGtattgccttgccttgatctcaACCCTTTTAGCTTCTACTTGATCATTCGGCAATTCACCATTTTTAAGGAActttttgatgggagtcatccagttTGGATCTTCTTCGGTAACTACATCTTGAATTTCCAATTCATCGATTGATGGGGCCTTCAACACTTCTACCAGCACCTTCTTGGTAAGGTTGGCGAAAGTGAGAGATGCAAGCTTACTTAGGgcatcagcctttttgttttgAGATCTGGGGatctgtttgatgttgcatgcctAGAAGGTACTCATGAGTTCCTTGGATTTTTCTCTGTATTTTTTCATGTTGGGTTCCTTAGCTATGTAGCTATCATTCACTTGGCTTGAGACCAGCAAcgaatctgtgaacacttcaagctttttgatCTTCATCTCTTTAGCTAGCCTTAAGCCAGCTATTAGTGCCTCGTATTCAGcttcgttattggtggtctgaaaattaaaacggagagcatatgtgaattccagcccttctgggttgatcaaaattagcccagcccctgacccttcaacgcttgaagccccgtcggtaaaaagcttccaggcttcagggttggagggttcagtagTGGTAGCGTTTACTTCAGTGATTGCCTGGTTTGGAACTTCCACAATGAAATCGGCCAAGACTTGTGCCTTGATAGCTTTtcttgggacataggtgatgttatgctCACCCAGTTCTATGGCCCATTTGGCTAATCGCCCAgagttttcaggtttttcaagcacactcttaataggttggtcggtgaccacttgtatggggtgtgcttggaaataccttcgaagccttctagctgtttgaactagggctagggcAAGTTTTTCAAGGGGAGGGTATTTTGTTTCAGctaattttaaagttttgctgaaaaaataaacgggtacctgggcCTTGTCTCGCTCAATGGTGAGGACTGCACTGATGGCCTCGTCAGCAATTGAGAGGTACACCGATATTAACTCCCCGGTTTTTGGTGCCGCGATATCTGGTAGGGAAGCTAAATGTTGCTTCATCTggttgaaagcttcttcagcttcttcagtccatttgaaatccttcttgtctgagcagttcttgagcgttttgtagaagggCAGAGATCTTTCGGCCAACTTTGAGTTAagacgcttcaaggctgcaagcttcccgtttaagctttcaacctccttttTTTTTGGTGGTTTGGCTTCGAGGACGGCTTTCACTTTGTTAGGGTTGGCTTTGATGCTTTGCTTTCCAACAATGTGACCCAAGAATTTTCCCTCCTCGAATCCAAATGAGCATTTTtccggattaagcttcatgttaaccttcctgaggttcttgaaagtttcttgaatatcgtcaaGCATTTGATGTTCCGTCTTGCTTTTAATCACCAAGTCGTCaacatatgcctccatgtttttgCCGATTTGGCTTTCGAAGGCTTTGTCAACGAGTCGTTGATAGGTAGCTCCTGCATTTTTGAGACCGAAAGGCATCTTTTGAGAACAAAAGATCCCTTTGTCCGTGTGAGAGGCAGTTTTTTCCTCATCCTctttcttcatgaggatttggtgataacccttgtatgcatcaagaaagcatttgaacGAGTAACCTGTGAGggagtcaaccttgagatcaatttccggtagtgggtagcaatctttaggacaagccttgttaagatccttgaaatctatgcacatcctccaagagttgtcaggtttcttgaccataaccgggtttgcaacccatggttgatacttgacttctcggagaatacCGGCCgacacaagcttttcaacctgttGGCAGGCTGCCAGACTTCTCTCGGGTGCCagacttcttttcttttggaccaccggcttgacatccggtggtattcttaaTTCATGCTCGGCAATGTTCCGAGGGATCCCGGTCATATCTTCTGGACACCAAGCGAATACATCGCTGTAATGTGTTAGCAATTTTTCAAGGTACGAAAGGGTCTCTTGAGAAAGGTTTGGATTGACCCTTATTCGTTGTTTAGGGTACCTAGGGTTTATGACCAACCTTTGCCTGTCTTCTTCGCTGTTTGAGTTTTCTCCTTCAATCAtgtaagcttcctgagagggttgaagggttgctatgcCCCTCTCGGTAGGAAACTTAAccgtgccatggccaacagacactgccatgtaaaatgcacactTTCCTGGTCTTCCGATGATCACGTCATAGCTTgaggggatgttgataaccacaaaggttaaTGGTTGGGTTCTTTCTTTTAAACCTTCACTGAAACGAACATTAAGGGTCAGCTGCCCTAAGGGCTTGAGGGGTATGTCAGCGATACCTTTTATAGAGGTTCcagaaggttgaagccttgaacgttcttcattgctcaAGCGGTTGAAGAATTTTTCGAACATGATCTCAGTGGCTGCCCCAGTATCTATGTATGCCTTACATGTTTGCAGCGTTCCCACGGTAGCTTCTACCACAAGAGGGCTAGAAAGAGGGTCTTTCTCCGtaggggggaagcagacacactgaagctcccaagcttccaaccgctgTCTTTTATGAGGAACCCTTCCATCAAAATTCACCATATGGACTTCCTTACCctttccttcagccattttgtcccGGACTCCCTTTACCAAATGAGCGAGTTCTCcggacttaacagcctcttctattcttttcttgagttggaagcaatcattggtgtggtgaCCTTTTTCTTCGTGAAACTCACAGTATTGGGTGGAGTTCTCGTTctttctgcttttggggagaggcctaggaggccgaaagtttgtttgacttcttctgttgcaatgatttcttgaggggtctttgtgaggggtgtgaaacTTATGCCTTTCTCCCTGCTTGAAGGGTTCCGCCTTCAgaccttcgagggtctgaaccctttggcCGCCTGTCATAGGAGTTGAAGTTCCCCCTTTTTCTAGCTGGGCTATTGCTTCGCTAGCcggatcctcttttcctttgttctttaATGTCTACAGCCTCCTCTCCCCGGATGTGAGCTTCGGCCCTTTCAAGAGCCTCTTCCAGGGTCTTGGGcagggatttgttgaaatctcttgtgagaTATTTAGAGGTAATGGCATTCATGAAACcagccactctcattttctcgtcCGCCCCTACATAAGTCAGACCTTCCTTTTTGTATCGTTCAATGAACGCATGAAGACTTTCATCATCtcgttgttttatctggaagatcaCTGTTGCGTCTTTGACatatcgcctttgttgggagaaatTCGCCAGAAAACCCTTGCTTAGGTCGTCAAAGCTTCGAATGGTTTGAGCAGGTAGATCGTTGAACCAAATTCTGGCGGATCCaacaagggtttgcatgaacatcagGCAGCATTCAGCGTTTGACCATTTCTCTATCCGGGCtgcaccagtgaagatctgaagatggtcctcaggatcttcagtcccatcatacgttctaaTGTGGGACGGCATCTTATTCTTTGATTggaaatcataatcggctatctgccttgaaaagcatgaaaggttaattggcttgtaaggtttagccaagtcTTCTTCAGCCCTTGCATCCACATTGTTGCCATTGCCGTAATTCCCCTaagtggctagcacttgattaATGAAGTGTTGCCACGGAATGTTGGCCTTCATCTGGGTCATCATATTGGGCATGAgtttgaagccttgaaggcttcctggACCAACCGAGCAGTTTATTCCGAGAGGGGTGCTCATAACAGcgcttcgtgctaaagggagcacggacagagcTTGCTCCCACGTGGTTGTTACAGATGCTGGATAGCTTGTTACTAgggactgtaggagctggtcAAGTGTTAGCTCATGTCCCAAAGGAGCACCACTAGTAATTGGTTGGGAAGAGAAGATAGGATGCACCGTAGGATTTGTCATAGTGGACAGATAAGGGTGAGGATTTGAAGGATTACTGGGACCAGCCTCACTTCTTGTAGTAAAAGGAGGTAGAGGTGGTCCGGGAGACAGTGTTGGTTCAGGTTCATCATAGTCTACACGAATCCAcactcctttttctctttctttacTCACATGCTGGTTGAGAAGTGACCTTAATTCAAGGAAGTTGTTTGcaaccccctcgggggtaagttcaacacgtgcTGGGGTGTCAGAGACACCGATATTGGGAGATGGGACCCCGGATCTGGACGGAGTCGGTGTGTTGAAGGTGAGgaactcgggtgtgctccccggagttGAGAAAGATGTTGGTATAGCCACGTGAGCTTGGCTAGTACCCGGGGTAGAAGTGTTTGGAATCTGATTTACttctcccggagatccactttcagACATGGTGATTTTAAGTGaagagagctacactactaggtcttttttgagaagaaatagcggcgtagccccacgatgggcgccaacttgttaatgcaacaaatacaagaccaacgGTAGTAGCTGGGTTGGTTAGgaaaaagggttgaagggttcaactttgcctaacgcaggtcgcgggttCCCCCCaagtttgcaagacgtggaaggaggtttactagtttgttgttgttatttgcTGAAGATTCCTTCTCTGAAATGTACTCAGATTCGGAAGCGGGAGCAAATGgaatgtgtgtggtggatgtgaaAAAGAGTGACTTGTATGTAAGCAAGTACTCCAcacgaatgaccagagattagAGAATCAGAGCTGGCCAGGAGATGTTTTCtgaagtaaatgaagtgtcaatttATAAGAGAAGACATCTCCCGAAGTAGAATGTGTTAGACTAGTAACCTTGCTTGtagtggagggtttccccttttgggggttaaaggcttttgacccctggataatagcgtgcattgtgcagacctgctttgcttttgcgGCTATGGGTTGGTGGAGCGATCTCCGGATGTGACTGGCCACTGTTTCCGCCTCGCTTTTCCCATCTCACAGCTTTTCaaccattgaaccgtttaaccaTTTGAACATTtacatatttagtcattttatttagtcttgggctacccccgtcatcaataAGTTTTCTGTTTTTAGTACAATAGTTCACTTaagttttctgtttttttaatacaaaagtttatttatatTCAATTCATTTGTGTTTGTTCATGTATGTTAATTTATAGTTATAATGTGTGTTTGTTCATGTTGTTTATGTTAGACAGTCTTCTTCAGGCTTATAATGCGATGCTTAAGCTTCAATTGCTCATTATGCTTCAGTTGCTCAAAGATCCATGCGGACGAGGTACGCAACAAAGATTTATGAACCATTAATAGCATGATGTGCATCATCATAAGTTAATTTGAACAAACTTAACTCCTTATGTCACTATGTTGATATTTTGCTTGTACCTGTTTCCTTTCCTATGACTTATCTTTGTTTAAAGGGAACCATTGTTTAGTTTATAGAGTAGAGAAAAGTTAGTTGCACATGT
This genomic interval carries:
- the LOC110901773 gene encoding uncharacterized protein LOC110901773 produces the protein MFMQTLVGSARIWFNDLPAQTIRSFDDLSKGFLANFSQQRRYVKDATVIFQIKQRDDESLHAFIERYKKEGLTYVGADEKMRVAGFMNAITSKYLTRDFNKSLPKTLEEALERAEAHIRGEEAVDIKEQRKRGSG